In the genome of Sebastes umbrosus isolate fSebUmb1 chromosome 14, fSebUmb1.pri, whole genome shotgun sequence, one region contains:
- the rusf1 gene encoding RUS1 family protein C16orf58 homolog encodes METERGVVLATERYGSAESWKYVAKDAVMERRRDGSEGESRGNSIVGVFKSVFLPQGYPESVSGDYLQYQFWDTVQAFCSSLSGTLATQASLRGVGVGNQEATVAAATVTWLLRDGTGMLGRIVFAWQKGSKLDSEAKKWRLFADVLNDIAMFMEISAPFFPACFTLIVCTAGIFKSLVGVAGGATRAALTVHQARRDNLADISAKDGSQETLVNLAGLLVSLMLIPLVTDNPILTLSLFFLFTILHLFANYKAVRSVVMETLNEARLSIVLQQYLRDRRILSPLEANQKEPVFFEFTKTVPIKLGVRLQEVVQSPEELNLALKGNNMPYLLGVRNGCVCVCLGPEASVCDEIRAMCQSVWLSSKLSPPTSREAPTQSNWEMVQESHKLMDTIFNPFLKGVEAAGWDIKRTLLDWDEWRVEWKTKIN; translated from the exons atggagacagaaagaggtgTAGTTTTGGCCACAGAGAGGTATGGCAGTGCAGAGTCTTGGAAGTATGTTGCCAAGGATGCagtgatggagaggagaagagatgggAGTGAAGGTGAATCAAGAGGAAACTCTATTGTTGGAGTGTTTAAA AGTGTCTTTCTGCCTCAAGGCTATCCAGAGAGCGTCAGTGGTGATTACCTGCAGTACCAGTTTTGGGATACTGTGCAG gcttTCTGCAGCTCCCTGTCAGGGACTCTGGCCACTCAGGCTTCTCTCAGAGGTGTCGGTGTTGGAAACCAGGAGGCAACAGTAGCTGCAGCCACAGTCACTTGGCTACTTAGAG ATGGAACTGGCATGTTGGGAAGAATCGTCTTCGCTTGGCAGAAAGG GAGTAAACTGGACTCTGAGGCCAAAAAATGGAG ACTTTTTGCTGATGTTCTCAACGACATCGCCATGTTCATGGAAATATCGGCTCCATTCTTTCCTGCTTGCTTCACCCTGATTGTGTGTACTGCAGGGATATTCAAG TCCCTCGTTGGAGTGGCAGGCGGTGCGACCAGAGCTGCTCTGACTGTTCATCAGGCTCGCAGAGACAACTTGGCTGACATTTCTGCCAAAGATGGCAGTCAg GAGACTTTAGTGAATCTGGCCGGACTGTTGGTCAGTTTGATGCTCATTCCCCTCGTCACTGATAATCCAAT CCTGACTCTcagcctcttcttcctcttcaccaTCCTCCACCTCTTCGCCAACTACAAGGCTGTGCGCTCGGTTGTCATGGAAACCTTGAATGAGGCGCGGCTTTCGATCGTGCTGCAGCAGTACCTGAGAGACAGACGGATCCTGAGTCCACTGGAGGCCAATCAGAAAGAACCAGTTTTCTTTG AGTTTACGAAAACGGTGCCAATCAAACTTGGAGTGAGGCTGCAGGAGGTTGTACAAAG CCCAGAGGAACTGAATTTGGCTTTGAAGGGAAACAATATGCCTTACCTATTGGGAGTACGAAATG GCTGCgtatgtgtttgtttggggccagaagcatcagtatgtgatgaaATCAGAGCCATGTGCCAATCTGTGTGGCTCAGCAGCAAGTTGAGCCCTCCAACTTCCAGAGAAGCTCCTACACAAA gtAACTGGGAAATGGTGCAAGAGAGTCACAAGTTAATGGACACGATTTTCAATCCATTTCTCAAAG GTGTGGAAGCTGCAGGATGGGACATAAAACGAACTTTACTGGACTGGGATGAGTGGAGGGTCGAgtggaaaacaaaaatcaacTGA
- the prr14 gene encoding uncharacterized protein prr14, with the protein MLTYPSDSLPQIVCPMDEHAIPQNSFCSAPPHSEPPPPLLPLSSITPSCAKNGDSGHRRSGRIQEIREETPKKQSNKDDRAAQTESRQNPSPSKTQRESANMVQVSQSRQPRVEGAHVHEKQNEDGFDISFAAESQNKQKDQKSPQKKPNVSAAENVVEQLAVDATQNLDTTRSDMDTCRELAVGHSFQNAPPPKGWVIGPLFQSLKLKMASFTEIVMSPVKLFRANSPPPCTDHPNKLDECELLADGASDVKHSEPSDTFHPEAQSENGNQDAKANQQEETVALKYSKRLSFDVELPTRSSDQADECAITQKEKNSPDSVPLQCRPLPCSVSEDVSESVIKSSTLLQPSVDVSASHEPKLKMSGAMDKVTVRLKPLPRKCTVTRSGVKKVTSTPEVKKEECEVSDEQFSHMKSNKGDSVCNAQPDTDCPQPDVGRKIESLVLLSHQKNLNDGANGRTLRPSLDAQQLNSEIDSAASLGRAKRGVDLDCHVQDFVKRKRLTADPCTRYTKRQELLNVASDSGTLRPPRREIVSTNPIVDKEETLKPASKRQAVSTRASKKGKGGQEMQSVLNTQTESSSDAMLVCSLDKSSSVSENNEKGSSKVNPKRLKTRSGVCKSDVNIDNNSMDLAIASTKQAEQELSSEGLTRPAIKPLQSTSKRRNINKKPLKRKSPIQSTTESDSTLFSTSPVLSMEHLDLTPTDLKTSQQVQKEESSKKPSKRPKKGFRDALKSSASGGSQETKQCIHDLHLIAKENQPEEGKDKISMDPLYFEMTPFESIQQPAPPPSRPNSDCYVQLHNVKHVISTASVSDEVFSTDADASNHSSVIVSGLRSSARRVNIKPRRADNQRRKCRVLQSRTRKGEEVTNSITMDDADLATTSSRSAGNGLSRRLLRSYSCPEIPSFRPHDTPWTSSLHSAHHSRIHTPHQSSNTPSLHHAHKSLRRARRHTVCSVEVEREIAPLCLRKEVYPSRRSLPYDRASQPLSMSLTLSPSISLTALASGFLSSPLAFLSKKVERRGSAASPSNSSHVSSPPIYPLIFLERIDSSNATLDYSSSGNTLDCEIERRRQCEEEDDGEDTSSSSQEFEDVGLREEKALSDSEIKVVQKLEERGKVSSIRIRKTLPKPQNNLTPMGLPKPIRLKKKEFSLEEIYTNKNFSKPPESRLETIFEVPLNRRNGSESWFGLRRLKRFLEFLDAGEARKPKKPLVGVGKAGISSSRTRRGGFPKDEPPLSVQDVDTLLCAKLDQLNLWLIDDQKDS; encoded by the exons ATGTTGACTTATCCCTCTGATTCGCTCCCTCAGATAGTTTGTCCAATGGATGAACATGCTATTCCCCAAAACAGTTTCTGTAGTGCACCTCCCCACAGTGAacctccaccacctctcctcccccttTCCTCCATCACTCCCAG CTGTGCAAAAAATGGAGATTCTGGACACAGAAGGAGTGGCCGCATTCAAGAGATCAGAGAAGAAACTCCCAAAAAGCAGAGCAATAAAGACGACAGAGCAGCTCAGACAGAATCCAGACAGAATCCGTCCCCCTCAAAGACACAAAGGGAGAGTGCGAACATG GTACAAGTGTCTCAGTCCAGGCAGCCAAGAGTTGAAGGCGCGCATGTACATGAGAAACAAAACGAG gaTGGATTTGATATCAGTTTTGCAGCAGAGAGCCAAAATAA GCAAAAGGACCAGAAAAGCCCACAGAAGAAACCAAATGTCTCTGCTGCAGAAAATGTAGTTGAGCAGTTGGCTGTTGATGCCACACAGAATCTCGACACCACTAGATCTGACATGGATACGTGCAGGGAATTGGCTGTTGGACACTCTTTTCAAAATGCGCCTCCCCCGAAGGGATGGGTGATCGGCCCCTTGTTTCAGTCATTAAAGTTGAAGATGGCCAGTTTCACAGAGATAGTCATGAGTCCTGTTAAACTCTTCAGAGCTAACAGTCCTCCACCGTGCACGGACCATCCAAACAAACTCGATGAGTGTGAGCTACTGGCCGATGGAGCGTCTGACGTTAAACACTCAGAGCCAAGCGATACGTTTCATCCAGAAGCACAAAGTGAGAATGGGAATCAGGACGCTAAAGCTAATCAGCAAGAAGAAACTGTTGCTCTTAAATATTCAAAAAGATTATCGTTTGATGTGGAGTTGCCAACGCGCAGCTCCGATCAGGCAGATGAATGTGCAATAACTCAGAAGGAAAAAAATTCACCTGATTCTGTGCCTTTGCAATGCCGTCCCTTACCCTGCTCTGTTTCTGAGGACGTCTCAGAATCAGTTATCAAGTCCTCCACACTGTTACAGCCCTCTGTCGATGTAAGTGCCTCACATGAACCCAAGTTAAAGATGTCCGGTGCTATGGACAAAGTGACTGTCCGGCTGAAACCACTGCCTAGGAAATGCACAGTAACTAGATCTGGAGTAAAGAAAGTTACCTCAACACCTGAAGTCAAAAAGGAAGAGTGTGAGGTTAGTGATGAGCAGTTTTCTCACATGAAATCAAACAAAGGTGATTCCGTCTGTAATGCTCAGCCTGACACTGACTGTCCTCAGCCTGATGTTGGCAGGAAAATAGAAAGTTTGGTTCTCCTAAGCCACCAGAAGAACTTAAACGACGGTGCTAATGGAAGGACACTGAGGCCTTCTTTGGATGCTCAGCAGCTAAACTCTGAAATTGATTCAGCTGCAAGTCTTGGGAGAGCAAAGCGGGGGGTTGACCTGGACTGTCATGTCCAAGACTTTGTAAAAAGGAAGAGATTGACAGCAGATCCTTGTACAAGGTATACAAAAAGACAAGAGCTATTAAATGTGGCTTCGGATAGTGGCACATTGAGACCACCGAGAAGAGAAATTGTGTCGACAAATCCCATCGTAGATAAGGAAGAAACGCTGAAGCCTGCTTCAAAAAGACAGGCTGTTTCAACAAGAGCAAGTAAGAAAGGAAAAGGTGGACAAGAAATGCAGTCAGTGTTAAACACACAGACGGAAAGTTCCTCTGATGCGATGTTGGTTTGCTCACTGGATAAAAGCAGTAGTGTGTCGGAGAACAACGAAAAGGGTAGCAGCAAGGTGAATCCCAAAAGACTGAAGACAAGATCAGGTGTTTGTAAATCCGATGTAAACATTGATAATAACAGTATGGATCTGGCAATCGCATCTACGAAACAAGCCGAGCAGGAGCTGTCATCAGAAGGCCTCACCCGTCCTGCTATAAAGCCGCTCCAGAGCACAAGCAAGCGCAGGAATATAAACAAGAAACCACTAAAACGGAAATCTCCGATCCAATCAACTACAGAGTCGGACAGCACTTTGTTTTCTACCTCCCCAGTTCTATCAATGGAGCATTTAGATCTCACGCCCACCGATTTGAAGACATCTCAGCAAGTTCAAAAAGAGGAGAGCTCCAAAAAGCCTTCTAAGAGACCCAAAAAGGGTTTTAGAGATGCTCTTAAATCATCTGCGTCAGGTGGGAGTCAAGAGACAAAGCAATGTATCCATGACCTTCATTTGATAGCCAAAGAAAACCAGCCTGAAGAAGGAAAAGATAAAATCTCTATGGACCCtttatattttgaaatgacGCCGTTTGAAAGTATTCAACAACCTGCTCCTCCACCCTCCCGACCTAATTCAGACTGTTATGTACAATTACATAATGTTAAGCATGTCATCAGCACTGCTTCTGTGTCAGATGAGGTATTTTCCACTGACGCCGACGCCAGTAACCACAGCAGCGTTATTGTCTCTGGGCTGAGGTCCAGTGCAAGAAGGGTTAATATTAAGCCAAGGAGAGCCGATAACCAAAGGAGAAAATGCAGGGTTTTACAAAGTAGGACACGTAAAGGTGAAGAGGTGACAAACTCCATCACTATGGACGATGCAGACTTGGCTACAACAAGTTCACGCTCCGCAGGAAACGGCTTGTCAAGGCGCCTGTTACGCAGCTACTCTTGCCCAGAGATCCCCTCTTTCCGTCCCCATGACACACCATGGACTTCTTCTCTGCATTCAGCCCATCACAGCAGGATTCACACGCCACACCAGTCTTCAAACACTCCTTCTCTCCATCATGCCCACAAATCCCTGCGGCGGGCTCGTCGACACACGGTCTGCAGTGTGGAAGTGGAGAGGGAGATCGCCCCTCTCTGCCTTCGTAAGGAGGTGTACCCATCCAGAAGATCTCTCCCGTATGACCGAGCCTCCCAGCCCCTGTCCATGAGTCTCACCCTTTCTCCCAGCATCTCCCTCACAGCTCTGGCTTCCGGTTTCCTCTCGAGCCCCCTGGCGTTCCTTTCTAAGAAGGTCGAACGCCGAGGATCTGCAGCCAGTCCCAGCAATTCCAGTCATGTTTCTTCTCCTCCGATATACCCATTGATATTCCTCGAAAGAATTGACTCCTCTAATGCTACATTAGACTATAGTAGCAG TGGGAATACTTTGGACTGTGAGATTGAGAGAAGACGACAatgtgaagaggaggatgatggcgaGGACACAAGCTCATCTAGTCAGGAGTTTGAAGATGTGGGGCTGAGAGAAGAAAAGGCTTTGTCTGATTCTGAAATCAAG GTGGTGCAAAAGCTCGAGGAACGAGGGAAGGTGTCGTCTATTAGAATTCGGAAAACTTTACCCAAACCTCAGAACAACCTGACCCCCATGGGCCTGCCCAAACCCATCAG ACTGAAAAAGAAGGAGTTTAGTTTGGAAGAAATTTACACCAATAAGAATTTCAGCAAACCTCCTGAAAG CCGCCTGGAGACCATATTCGAGGTGCCTCTCAATCGGCGGAATGGCTCCGAGTCCTGGTTTGGTCTGAGACGTCTCAAACGATTTCTGGAGTTCCTGGATGCCGGCGAGGCCAGGAAACCAAAGAAGCCACTTGTTGGCGTCGGAAAGGCAGGTATTTCATCTTCAAGGACGAGACGAGGGGGCTTCCCTAAAGACGAGCCGCCGCTCAGCGTGCAGGACGTGGACACGCTTCTCTGTGCCAAACTCGACCAGTTGAATCTGTGGTTGATAGACGATCAGAAAGACagttga